One genomic segment of Flavobacteriaceae bacterium includes these proteins:
- the glmM gene encoding phosphoglucosamine mutase: MTLIKSISGIRGTIGGKVSDNLTPVDAVKFASAYGIFIKNRNPDKQKITVVIGRDARISGKMVSSLVSNTLVGLGMNVIDLGLSTTPTVEIAVPLEKADGGIILTASHNPKQWNALKLLNEKGEFLSETDGRTLLKIAENNDFNFAGVDDLGTYTRNKNYLKKHIQEVLSIDLADIHAIRNAHFKVVVDGVNSTGGIFIPALLKELNVSCISLYCEPNGDFPHNPEPLERHLTAISELVVKENADLGIVVDPDVDRLALICEDGSMFGEEYTLVACADYVLSKLGGGNTVSNLSSSRALRDITEKHGGSYTASAVGEVNVVQMMKEVDAVIGGEGNGGIIYPEFHYGRDALAGIVLFLSHLAQQNISCKALRNSYPGYFMSKNKIQLTGAINVDEVLKTIASKYTHGNINTIDGVKIDFDKEWIHLRKSNTEPIIRIYTESISQGAANALAEHFIYEIEQMIS, from the coding sequence ATGACATTAATCAAATCAATTTCAGGGATTAGAGGGACTATTGGAGGAAAAGTTTCAGATAATCTTACACCTGTTGATGCTGTGAAATTCGCATCTGCCTATGGAATATTTATCAAAAACAGAAATCCTGATAAACAAAAAATTACTGTTGTGATAGGAAGAGATGCCCGTATTTCCGGAAAGATGGTTAGTAGTTTGGTATCTAATACTTTAGTAGGGTTAGGTATGAATGTAATTGATCTGGGATTGTCAACCACTCCAACCGTAGAAATTGCAGTTCCATTAGAAAAAGCCGATGGCGGTATTATTTTAACGGCGAGTCATAATCCTAAACAATGGAATGCTTTAAAATTACTCAATGAAAAAGGGGAGTTTTTGAGCGAAACAGATGGAAGAACCCTATTGAAAATTGCTGAGAACAATGACTTCAATTTTGCCGGAGTAGATGATTTAGGAACCTATACCAGGAATAAAAATTACCTGAAAAAACATATTCAAGAAGTACTGAGCATAGATTTAGCGGACATCCATGCAATACGAAATGCTCATTTTAAAGTAGTCGTTGACGGTGTAAATTCTACAGGAGGGATTTTTATTCCCGCACTGCTAAAGGAACTGAATGTTTCGTGTATCTCACTCTATTGTGAACCCAACGGAGATTTTCCTCATAACCCGGAACCTTTGGAGAGGCATCTGACAGCTATTTCTGAATTAGTCGTTAAAGAAAATGCTGATTTAGGTATTGTTGTAGATCCTGACGTAGACAGATTGGCATTAATTTGTGAAGATGGTTCCATGTTTGGGGAAGAGTATACATTAGTGGCTTGTGCCGATTATGTATTGAGTAAGTTAGGAGGCGGAAATACAGTTTCCAATTTATCTTCATCGAGGGCATTAAGAGATATTACGGAAAAACATGGAGGATCATACACAGCAAGTGCAGTAGGTGAAGTAAATGTTGTACAGATGATGAAAGAGGTTGATGCAGTTATTGGTGGTGAGGGAAATGGCGGGATCATCTATCCTGAATTTCATTACGGGAGAGATGCATTGGCAGGAATTGTACTGTTTTTATCCCACTTAGCTCAACAAAACATATCGTGTAAGGCTTTACGAAATAGTTATCCCGGTTATTTTATGAGTAAAAATAAAATTCAATTAACAGGAGCGATCAATGTGGATGAAGTTTTGAAAACAATTGCTTCCAAATATACTCATGGGAATATAAATACTATTGATGGTGTTAAAATTGATTTTGATAAAGAATGGATACATTTACGTAAGTCGAATACCGAGCCTATTATTAGGATTTATACGGAAAGTATTTCTCAGGGTGCTGCAAATGCTCTGGCAGAACATTTTATATATGAAATTGAACAAATGATATCATAA
- a CDS encoding aminotransferase class V-fold PLP-dependent enzyme, with translation MMAFSLEKYFQPFRDQIIGVDQIFISPYGEQKLIYADWTASGRLYRSIEEKMMNDFGPFVANTHTETSTSGAAMTLAYHEARNIIKRHVNANENDILITEGSGMTGVVNKFQRILGLKVSENLVPYTQIPEDNRPIVFVSHMEHHSNQTSWLETIADVEVVPCNDAGLVCLNKFEEYIQKHKHRKLKIASITSCSNVTGIKTAYHKVAKLIHKYNGVCFVDFACSGPYIDIDMHPEAEDEYLDAIFFSPHKFLGGPGSSGVLIFNKNLYTNAVPDNPGGGTVSYTNPWGEHSYFEDIETKEDGGTPAFLQTIRIALSIQLKEQMGTDKIRKREDELNKQLFKTLETIPNIRVLAPNHKDRLSIFSFYVEGVHFNLVVKLLNDRFGIQTRGGCSCAGTYGHFLLNVNQETSNKIKAQILDGCLTEKPGWVRLSLHPTISDEEVDFICNSLNVLCENIEAWSSDYQYNSLKNDYVHKSAQSIEKQLVSNWFSVS, from the coding sequence ATGATGGCTTTTTCATTAGAAAAATATTTTCAACCTTTTAGAGATCAAATCATCGGTGTGGATCAGATATTTATTTCGCCTTACGGAGAGCAAAAATTAATCTATGCTGATTGGACTGCTAGTGGCAGGTTATATAGATCTATAGAGGAAAAAATGATGAATGATTTTGGCCCCTTCGTTGCCAACACACATACGGAAACTTCTACTTCGGGGGCGGCAATGACACTCGCATACCATGAAGCCAGAAATATCATTAAGCGGCACGTAAATGCAAATGAAAACGATATATTAATTACCGAAGGATCGGGAATGACCGGGGTGGTAAATAAATTTCAGCGAATTTTAGGACTTAAAGTTTCTGAAAATTTAGTACCCTATACACAAATACCTGAAGACAACAGACCCATTGTTTTTGTATCACATATGGAACATCATTCCAATCAAACCTCATGGTTAGAGACGATTGCAGATGTAGAAGTAGTTCCTTGTAATGATGCCGGCTTGGTATGTTTGAACAAATTTGAAGAGTATATCCAAAAACATAAACACAGAAAATTAAAAATAGCTTCTATCACTTCTTGTTCTAATGTAACGGGCATAAAAACAGCTTATCACAAGGTTGCAAAATTGATTCACAAATACAACGGGGTATGTTTTGTAGATTTTGCATGTTCGGGACCATATATTGATATAGATATGCACCCGGAAGCTGAAGATGAATATCTGGATGCTATTTTCTTTTCTCCGCATAAATTTTTGGGAGGACCGGGAAGTTCCGGAGTATTGATCTTTAATAAAAACTTATATACGAATGCGGTTCCCGATAACCCGGGAGGCGGAACCGTATCTTATACAAATCCTTGGGGAGAGCATAGTTATTTCGAAGATATCGAAACCAAAGAAGATGGCGGAACTCCGGCTTTTTTACAGACGATAAGAATTGCGTTATCGATCCAGTTGAAAGAGCAAATGGGAACTGATAAAATACGGAAAAGGGAGGACGAATTAAATAAACAATTATTTAAAACCCTGGAAACTATTCCAAATATCCGGGTGTTAGCCCCTAACCATAAAGACAGGTTGAGTATTTTTTCTTTTTATGTAGAGGGTGTGCATTTTAATTTGGTAGTAAAATTACTGAATGATCGTTTTGGTATTCAAACTCGCGGAGGTTGTTCATGTGCCGGTACTTACGGACATTTTTTATTGAACGTAAACCAAGAAACATCAAATAAAATTAAAGCGCAAATCTTAGATGGCTGTCTTACGGAAAAACCGGGGTGGGTACGGTTGTCTCTACACCCTACTATCAGTGATGAAGAAGTTGACTTCATTTGTAATTCATTAAATGTATTGTGCGAAAACATAGAAGCGTGGTCTTCGGATTATCAGTATAACAGCTTGAAAAATGACTATGTACACAAATCTGCACAATCTATAGAAAAGCAGCTGGTTTCCAATTGGTTTTCAGTAAGTTAA
- the folE gene encoding GTP cyclohydrolase I FolE, with protein sequence MKIHEDRMEEMGENHVGTSAKTPIRDDAFDMTDAEKIARIQENVKDILTTLGMDLDDDSLKGTPKRVAKAFVNEIFMGLDPKNKPNMSTFNNNYDYGEMLVEKNIVIYSTCEHHLLPIVGRAHLAYISNGKVIGLSKMNRIVEYYAKRPQVQERLTMQVVQAMQEALETQDVACIIDAKHLCVNSRGIKDIESSTVTSEFGGKFKNKEVKQEFLDYLKINTDFQNL encoded by the coding sequence ATGAAAATACATGAAGACAGGATGGAGGAAATGGGAGAAAATCACGTCGGGACCTCGGCAAAAACGCCTATAAGAGATGATGCTTTTGATATGACTGATGCAGAAAAAATTGCACGCATTCAGGAAAATGTAAAAGATATTTTAACTACGTTGGGAATGGATTTGGATGATGATAGCTTAAAAGGTACACCAAAAAGGGTTGCCAAAGCTTTTGTCAACGAAATTTTTATGGGTTTGGACCCAAAAAACAAACCCAATATGTCTACTTTTAACAATAATTATGATTATGGCGAAATGCTCGTAGAAAAAAATATTGTGATCTATTCTACTTGCGAACATCACTTACTTCCTATTGTTGGGAGGGCACATTTGGCTTATATTTCTAATGGAAAAGTGATTGGTTTATCCAAGATGAACCGAATTGTAGAATACTATGCAAAAAGACCTCAAGTACAGGAACGTTTGACCATGCAAGTGGTACAAGCCATGCAAGAAGCTCTGGAAACTCAGGATGTTGCCTGTATTATAGATGCAAAACATTTATGCGTAAATTCCCGCGGAATTAAAGACATAGAAAGTAGCACGGTTACTTCCGAGTTTGGAGGAAAATTCAAAAATAAAGAAGTAAAACAAGAATTTTTGGATTATTTAAAAATCAATACGGATTTTCAAAATCTGTAA
- a CDS encoding histidine--tRNA ligase, whose translation MKPGIPKGTRDFSSVEVAKRTYIIDTIKTAFETFGFQPIETPSFENASTLMGKYGAEGDRLIFKILNSGDYLSKVDEQLLISKESNKIRSLISEKALRYDLTVPFARYVVQHQNDITFPFKRYQIQPVWRADRPQKGRYREFYQCDADVVGSSSLLQEIDFIQLYDTVFTHLKLPEITIKINNRKILAGIAEVMNVKDKLIDFTVALDKLDKIGKEGVIDEMLSKGISQEAINSVHTLFDFSGTNQESLSALATMLASSEEGLKGVEELRFVIDAIDNVGLQSANLVLDVTLARGLNYYTGAIFEVIAPGIQMGSIGGGGRYDDLTGIFGLKNISGVGISFGLDRIYLVLEALDLFDSLALSKPKVLFLSFNELDTITQLRAIQALRAQGIKSEIYPDTAKNHKQQKKQWKYAANREIEFVISGMEDDKFIVKDMIKGEAFYHTLEELIVKTKPTHR comes from the coding sequence ATGAAGCCAGGTATTCCAAAAGGAACTAGAGACTTTTCTTCCGTAGAAGTAGCAAAACGTACTTATATTATAGATACCATCAAAACTGCTTTTGAAACTTTTGGATTTCAACCCATAGAAACCCCTAGTTTTGAAAATGCTTCTACTCTGATGGGAAAATACGGAGCAGAAGGAGATCGATTGATTTTTAAAATTTTAAACTCCGGTGATTACCTCTCTAAAGTAGATGAACAATTACTTATTTCCAAGGAAAGTAATAAGATTAGGAGCCTGATTTCCGAAAAAGCACTTCGCTATGATTTAACTGTTCCTTTTGCCCGATATGTGGTCCAACATCAGAATGATATTACATTTCCTTTTAAAAGATATCAGATTCAACCTGTTTGGAGAGCAGATCGCCCGCAAAAAGGAAGATATAGAGAATTTTACCAATGCGATGCAGATGTTGTAGGAAGTTCATCCTTATTGCAGGAAATAGATTTTATACAGCTATACGATACTGTTTTTACTCATCTAAAGCTACCAGAAATTACAATTAAGATCAACAACAGAAAAATTTTAGCCGGAATTGCAGAGGTAATGAATGTAAAAGATAAACTCATTGATTTTACAGTTGCTTTGGACAAACTCGATAAGATTGGAAAAGAAGGTGTGATTGATGAAATGCTATCAAAAGGAATTTCTCAAGAGGCGATCAATAGTGTACATACATTATTTGATTTCTCGGGAACCAATCAGGAGAGTCTAAGCGCATTAGCCACCATGTTAGCTTCTTCGGAAGAAGGATTAAAAGGCGTGGAAGAGCTGCGATTTGTGATAGATGCTATTGATAATGTGGGCTTACAATCTGCTAATTTAGTACTGGATGTAACATTAGCAAGAGGGCTAAACTACTATACAGGTGCTATTTTTGAAGTAATTGCCCCCGGAATACAAATGGGATCTATCGGAGGAGGGGGGAGATATGATGATTTGACAGGTATATTTGGATTAAAGAATATAAGCGGTGTTGGAATTTCCTTTGGTCTGGATAGGATTTATCTGGTATTGGAAGCACTGGATTTATTTGATTCATTAGCGCTATCAAAACCCAAAGTACTATTTCTAAGCTTCAATGAATTAGATACGATAACACAATTAAGAGCAATTCAGGCACTGAGAGCTCAGGGGATCAAATCAGAAATATACCCGGATACTGCTAAGAATCATAAACAGCAAAAAAAACAATGGAAATATGCAGCCAATCGAGAAATTGAGTTTGTAATTTCCGGTATGGAAGACGACAAATTTATTGTTAAAGATATGATAAAAGGTGAAGCATTTTATCATACTTTAGAAGAATTGATTGTTAAAACAAAACCAACTCACAGATAA
- a CDS encoding YihY family inner membrane protein, which produces MNKEIEAKLDKIPILNVLVRFGKKVKIPGLQGMSLYDVLKMYSIGIVKGALTTRAGGIAYSFFMAIFPFMLFILTVIPYVPIDGFQEGLLSFISEILPPKTFDAVDSVLVDILKNQYGGLLSFGFIASIFLMTNGVNAVFGGFEYSYHIKETRSIIKAYIISLAVSLVMALFLVITVALTVFYKIGLDVLFEKGWVEDELFWLKIGRGFLFVLMIFTTVSMLYRFGTKTGKHSRFFSPGAIFTTILSILTFYLFSYYVTEFAKYNQLYGSIGTLLILMLFIWLNAIILLLGFELNASIHSLQLKNKQPDS; this is translated from the coding sequence ATGAATAAAGAAATAGAAGCTAAGCTGGATAAAATACCCATTTTAAATGTCTTGGTACGCTTTGGAAAAAAGGTAAAAATTCCCGGATTACAAGGGATGTCTCTGTATGATGTGTTGAAAATGTATAGTATAGGAATAGTAAAAGGAGCCCTTACCACAAGAGCAGGCGGAATTGCTTATAGTTTCTTTATGGCAATTTTTCCTTTTATGTTATTTATACTTACGGTCATACCTTACGTTCCCATAGATGGTTTTCAGGAAGGGTTATTATCTTTTATTTCAGAGATTTTGCCACCAAAAACATTCGATGCCGTAGATTCCGTATTAGTAGATATCTTAAAAAATCAGTATGGCGGTTTACTATCTTTTGGTTTTATCGCCTCTATTTTTTTGATGACAAATGGAGTAAATGCTGTTTTTGGAGGCTTTGAATATTCATATCATATTAAAGAAACGAGAAGTATTATTAAAGCATATATAATCTCTTTAGCAGTGTCGTTGGTAATGGCATTATTTTTAGTCATTACAGTTGCGTTAACTGTCTTTTATAAAATTGGATTGGATGTTTTATTTGAAAAAGGATGGGTAGAAGATGAGCTTTTTTGGTTGAAAATAGGAAGAGGGTTTTTATTTGTATTAATGATTTTTACCACTGTTTCCATGCTGTATAGATTTGGAACAAAAACAGGAAAGCATTCACGGTTTTTCTCTCCCGGAGCAATATTTACAACCATATTATCCATACTTACTTTTTATTTGTTTAGTTATTATGTAACAGAATTTGCAAAATACAACCAGCTATACGGATCTATCGGAACACTATTGATTTTAATGCTGTTTATTTGGTTAAACGCCATTATTCTTTTATTAGGCTTCGAACTAAATGCAAGTATTCATTCCTTACAACTCAAAAATAAACAACCCGATAGTTAA
- the nadC gene encoding carboxylating nicotinate-nucleotide diphosphorylase: MITQRQFQQELEIIISNAIREDIGSGDHSSLSCIPKDTVGKAKLLVKDEGIIAGVAFAKMIFNYVDTTLEVITIIQDGNPVKYGDTVFYVSGNTHSILKAERLVLNAMQRMSAIATKTRLFVNLLEGTKTKILDTRKTTPGIRAIEKWAVKIGGGENHRFALYDMIMIKDNHIDFAGGIKEAVNKTKDYLVKNGLHLKIIIEARNLAEIKEILTLEGIHRILIDNFSFEDTRKAVALIGGKCLTESSGGINENTIRKYAECGVDYISSGALTHSIYNMDLSLKAINKID; encoded by the coding sequence ATGATCACACAAAGACAATTTCAACAAGAACTCGAAATTATTATTTCTAATGCAATCAGAGAGGATATAGGAAGTGGAGATCACAGTTCGCTATCCTGCATTCCAAAAGATACTGTCGGAAAAGCAAAATTACTGGTAAAAGACGAAGGAATCATTGCCGGTGTAGCATTTGCTAAAATGATTTTCAATTATGTCGATACTACTCTTGAAGTGATCACTATAATACAAGATGGGAACCCTGTTAAATACGGAGATACCGTATTTTATGTTTCCGGAAATACACACTCAATTTTAAAAGCGGAACGGTTGGTTTTAAATGCCATGCAGCGCATGAGTGCAATTGCTACAAAAACACGCTTATTTGTGAACTTGCTTGAAGGAACAAAAACAAAAATACTAGACACAAGAAAAACCACTCCGGGGATAAGAGCAATTGAAAAATGGGCAGTAAAAATCGGAGGGGGAGAAAATCATCGTTTTGCCCTGTATGATATGATTATGATAAAAGACAACCATATTGATTTTGCCGGAGGAATTAAAGAAGCCGTTAACAAAACAAAAGACTATTTAGTAAAAAATGGCTTACATTTAAAGATCATTATTGAAGCTAGAAATTTAGCAGAGATTAAAGAAATACTGACGTTAGAAGGAATACACAGAATTTTAATCGACAATTTTTCTTTTGAAGATACCAGAAAAGCAGTTGCGCTGATCGGTGGAAAATGTTTAACGGAATCGTCAGGAGGCATTAATGAAAATACGATACGGAAATACGCTGAATGTGGTGTAGATTATATATCTTCAGGAGCCCTGACACATTCGATCTATAATATGGACTTGAGTTTGAAAGCAATCAATAAGATTGATTAA
- the rlmH gene encoding 23S rRNA (pseudouridine(1915)-N(3))-methyltransferase RlmH produces the protein MRIKLLLIGKTDDKNLRELISKYQNRLQHYVKFELEVIPELKNIKNFTRFQQKEKEGAFILNKLRATDHLVLFDEKGKAFRSLEFANWLQKKMNSGVKQLVFAIGGPYGFSESVYKKTMEKIALSKMTFSHQMIRLFAIEQFYRGFTILNKEPYHHE, from the coding sequence ATGAGAATTAAGTTATTGCTAATAGGAAAAACCGATGATAAAAACCTTCGGGAATTGATTTCGAAATATCAGAATCGGTTGCAGCATTATGTCAAATTCGAATTAGAAGTTATTCCGGAGCTTAAAAATATAAAGAATTTTACCCGGTTTCAACAAAAAGAGAAAGAAGGCGCATTTATTTTAAATAAGCTACGAGCTACGGATCATCTTGTCTTATTTGATGAAAAAGGAAAAGCATTTCGCTCTTTGGAATTTGCAAACTGGTTACAAAAAAAGATGAATTCCGGAGTCAAACAATTGGTTTTTGCTATTGGCGGACCTTACGGTTTTTCCGAAAGTGTTTACAAAAAAACAATGGAAAAAATAGCATTGTCAAAAATGACATTTTCTCATCAAATGATTCGTTTATTTGCTATAGAACAATTTTACAGAGGGTTTACCATACTAAATAAAGAACCTTATCATCACGAATAA